The following are encoded together in the Streptomyces tsukubensis genome:
- a CDS encoding LysR substrate-binding domain-containing protein, translating to MTSSEASPPSFRLAYVPGVTPAKWVRIWNERLPDVPLSLAQLPPADAPGVLRELGADAGFVRLPIDRTDLSAIPLYTETTVVVLPKDHLFAAVEATEEVPAEDLADEVVLHPLDDTLDWGEGRPPGTPAKERPATTADAIELVAAGVGLLLVPQSLARLHARRDLTYRTVSGDDIPASRVALSWREEETTELVEEFIGIVRGRTVNSSRGRGAPAAQPQTKRAEKTGAKKKSAPARKPAGKNPRGGSGGSGARNGTKGNKGAKGGRGGGKGGKPGRRS from the coding sequence GTGACAAGCTCGGAAGCATCTCCTCCCTCGTTCCGGCTCGCGTACGTCCCCGGCGTGACCCCCGCCAAGTGGGTCAGGATCTGGAACGAGCGGCTGCCCGACGTCCCGCTCTCCCTCGCTCAGCTCCCCCCCGCCGACGCGCCCGGCGTACTGCGGGAGCTGGGTGCTGATGCCGGTTTCGTACGGCTGCCGATCGACCGTACGGATCTGAGCGCGATCCCCCTCTACACCGAGACGACCGTCGTCGTGCTCCCCAAGGACCACCTCTTCGCGGCGGTCGAGGCCACGGAAGAGGTCCCCGCCGAGGACTTGGCCGACGAGGTCGTGCTGCACCCCCTCGACGACACCCTCGACTGGGGAGAGGGACGGCCGCCCGGCACGCCCGCGAAGGAGCGCCCGGCCACCACGGCCGACGCGATCGAGTTGGTGGCGGCAGGGGTGGGGCTTCTCCTCGTACCGCAGTCGCTCGCACGTCTGCACGCGCGCAGGGACCTCACGTACCGGACGGTGAGCGGCGACGACATTCCCGCGTCGCGCGTCGCGCTGTCGTGGCGGGAGGAGGAGACGACGGAGCTGGTGGAGGAGTTCATCGGGATCGTGCGCGGCCGTACCGTCAACAGCTCACGGGGGCGTGGGGCGCCCGCCGCGCAGCCGCAGACCAAGCGCGCGGAGAAGACCGGCGCGAAGAAGAAGTCCGCCCCGGCGCGGAAGCCGGCCGGCAAGAACCCCCGGGGTGGCTCGGGCGGCTCAGGCGCCCGCAACGGAACCAAGGGCAACAAGGGCGCCAAGGGAGGCAGGGGCGGCGGAAAGGGCGGCAAGCCCGGCCGTCGGTCCTAG
- a CDS encoding DUF5997 family protein, translating to MTSHQSTQTMKPATAAKKLGVYLEATPAEFQEGVVSRSELNALQTDPPQWLQNLRADGPHPRPVVASKLGVSISGLARGGVTEALTTEQIEALKAQAPEWLQKERAMQAEVRKETVRIKELHAEQAAKRADRDDQDR from the coding sequence ATGACGTCGCACCAGAGCACCCAGACCATGAAGCCCGCCACGGCGGCGAAGAAGCTGGGTGTGTACCTTGAGGCCACCCCCGCGGAATTCCAGGAGGGTGTCGTCTCGCGCTCCGAGCTGAACGCGTTGCAGACCGACCCCCCGCAGTGGCTCCAGAACCTGCGCGCGGACGGGCCGCACCCCCGCCCGGTGGTCGCGTCGAAGCTGGGCGTCTCGATCTCGGGTCTGGCGCGGGGCGGAGTCACCGAGGCCCTCACCACGGAGCAGATCGAGGCACTGAAGGCCCAGGCTCCGGAGTGGCTCCAGAAGGAGCGGGCCATGCAGGCCGAGGTCCGCAAGGAGACGGTCCGCATCAAGGAACTGCACGCCGAGCAGGCGGCCAAGCGCGCCGACCGGGACGACCAGGACCGCTGA